A genomic segment from Chitinophaga flava encodes:
- the ybeY gene encoding rRNA maturation RNase YbeY — MAIQFTDHEIKVNLKDKRKLKSFLKDLFASEGQGLKELHYIFCSDAYLLEINKEFLQHDTYTDIVTFEMGEDPDVTEGEIYISFDRVVENAEKFNVPVNQELHRVIFHGALHLCGFKDKSKEEDALMRKKEDEYLIKYFGSLN; from the coding sequence ATGGCAATTCAGTTTACGGATCACGAGATAAAGGTGAACCTGAAGGATAAGAGAAAGTTGAAATCTTTTTTAAAGGATTTGTTTGCCAGTGAAGGGCAAGGTCTTAAAGAACTGCACTATATTTTTTGTTCAGATGCCTATTTACTGGAAATCAACAAAGAATTTTTACAACACGATACTTACACTGATATCGTCACTTTTGAGATGGGGGAAGATCCCGATGTTACGGAAGGGGAAATCTATATCAGTTTTGATAGGGTGGTAGAGAACGCTGAAAAGTTCAATGTTCCTGTGAATCAGGAACTGCATAGGGTGATATTCCATGGTGCTTTGCATTTATGTGGTTTTAAAGATAAAAGTAAGGAGGAGGATGCTTTGATGCGGAAGAAGGAAGATGAATATCTTATTAAATATTTTGGTTCGCTGAATTAA